The Cupriavidus oxalaticus DNA window AGTAGCCGTCGCAGCAGCGATTTCCCTGCCGTCATGAAGCGGATAGGCATCGAGGGTATGGACGAAACCCGGCAACAAGTCGAGGAAAGCGCATTCAGGCTGAATCTAACGATGATCCTGATCATGGGGTAGTCGTGGGCTATCTCATCCTCGGCACGATGCGCACTGGGCAGGATCTCTCCAGTGCAATGAAAGAGCCAACTCAATCACCAGCAGCACCGCCGCTAAGCGGCGAAACGTACTTTCCAACGAAAAGGAGCACTCTTATGAATCAATCGCGCACTTTCCGCAAAATCAACGTTCGTAGCATTCGCAAGCAGCAGGGCGGTTTCACCCTGGTGGAGCTGCTGATTGCTGCAGTGCTCCTGGCTCTCGGCATTGCCGGCATCTATAAGGGTGTCTCCGACTACATGTCCAACGACCGCGCGAATCGCGAGATGAAGGAGTTGCCGGCCATCATTACTGCGATCCAGCAGAAAATACGCGCTAGCGACAGAACTACGCCGGCGCAACCACGGCAGGCTTGATTAACCTGGGTATTTTTCCGCAGTCCTGGGTCGTCGGCGCCACGGTTCAAAACCGCTGGGGCGGGTACCGTTACCGTTGGTACTGCGACTCTCGTGTCGGCAAACGATGCCCTGACGCTATCCTTCACGCAGGTTCCCCAGGCGGAATGCGCGGACGTCATCCCTGGCGTGGAGCAGAACGTGCGCGTTGTCACGGTGGGCGGCACTTCGGTAAAGGCAAACAACGCGCAGACCGACAGGACGGCGCTGGCACGGCCTGTGCAGCGGGCGGTGTGGCAAATACCGTCGTCTACACCATCGGCAAGGCATAACCGGACTGAAAACGGATCAGGAGAACGGACGGTGATGAACGGCGACTTCCCCATCGATGACATGCTGTGGCTTGAGGCTTCTAGCTTCGTGACTGGCA harbors:
- a CDS encoding prepilin-type N-terminal cleavage/methylation domain-containing protein — protein: MNQSRTFRKINVRSIRKQQGGFTLVELLIAAVLLALGIAGIYKGVSDYMSNDRANREMKELPAIITAIQQKIRASDRTTPAQPRQA